A region of Desulfobacterales bacterium DNA encodes the following proteins:
- a CDS encoding S24 family peptidase yields the protein MATTQFDSFLKRVFEATGMTSQTELASALNINRSAITQARKKDSIPDKWILQLYRSFGLNPDWIETGNGPIFHKKTDSESIYKNIPKVKARLCAGGGSFEVGSEIEGYYAFRKDWLGTKGAVNKMVLMDIFGNSMEPEMKDGDTILIDESQRDVLAGAIYAVGVDDTIMVKRLEKHPNKLVLLSDNKDYSPIYLQGSEINSVRIIGKVIWVSRELR from the coding sequence ATGGCGACTACTCAATTTGATTCCTTTTTAAAGCGGGTCTTTGAAGCAACAGGGATGACTTCCCAAACCGAGTTGGCGTCCGCACTGAATATAAACCGGTCCGCAATAACACAGGCCAGAAAAAAGGATTCTATCCCTGACAAATGGATATTGCAGTTGTATCGATCCTTTGGTTTAAATCCGGACTGGATTGAAACAGGCAATGGCCCGATATTTCACAAAAAAACCGATTCCGAGTCCATATATAAGAACATTCCAAAGGTAAAAGCCCGGTTATGTGCCGGCGGCGGGTCTTTTGAAGTCGGTTCCGAAATTGAAGGTTACTATGCTTTCCGGAAGGACTGGCTGGGTACCAAAGGCGCCGTAAATAAAATGGTGTTAATGGATATCTTTGGCAACAGCATGGAACCCGAGATGAAGGATGGCGACACCATTCTGATCGATGAATCCCAGAGGGACGTTTTGGCAGGCGCCATATACGCTGTGGGTGTTGATGATACGATAATGGTCAAAAGGCTGGAAAAACACCCGAACAAGCTTGTCCTGCTGAGTGACAACAAGGACTATTCTCCGATTTACCTTCAGGGCAGTGAAATAAACAGCGTACGCATTATTGGAAAGGTAATCTGGGTCAGCAGGGAACTCAGGTAA